From Solanum lycopersicum chromosome 4, SLM_r2.1:
ATAACAAGGACCTTCTTGCAAAGAGATTTGTAGGTAAATCTGGCAATGAAACTCACACCCAGGCTTTAGGTGTTTCGTCCTTAGGGTTGAATGATGGATTCCatagaaaaattttaaacaaatacTCCTCTCCACCAAACTGAAAATAGCCATAAGAACTTGACAAAAATGTACGAAGTCCTCATATAAATCAAACCTGATCAACAAGTGACGAAAATCAAATTGTCCAATATTACAGTTTCATTTAACATCAAATTACTTCAGTATACACTTTCACAACTTAGATAAGTCTGGTTTTCCATATGAAAATCTGATAATCACTGCTTGATGCAAGCCTTCTTCCTTGGAAAACTGGTCTTTTTCCTCCACAGTAAATCTCACAGTAGGTTCCCCATGAATAAACTCAATTGGTTTTAGTGTATCTTTTGACAATTTTTAGATCGATTGGGTGATTTTAGAATTGCTGAGTaggatatttttgaattaaggTTGACGTTTTTCACCCCCACAGCCACAGGCTGTGAAGAAGGCGAAGCAGTCATGGTGTCTATCATGTCCCCATTGATCACTTGAGAGAAGAGCGGATGCTAGGGTTTTTAATGTCGAAAAATCTTATCCTTTTGTTGTTGATTTAGGCTAACATCCATTTATTTTAACCATGTTACGAAAATACGCTCATTGGGATGAATGAATATGTTGGGTATATAGCAAGATTTAATGgaaaagagaggaaaaatgaaaagagagGAACTTGAAAAGTACTCTTATACTTTAGTAAAAAAACATTTCTGCATCATCGGTGGTGGAAAAAAATAgaatagtttaaatatagatacactcctattaattgttgaAACGGTTGGAAAGAGGCACCCCCCTCGCGTCTTCATTGTCGTTCGGCTTCGGCCACGACTTTTGgaaaatgatcgatcgagagattattttttggacaaagtttgatttaattatttatttgattaattaaattaaattaactgGACAAAAcgttttcaattaattatttgataacccaaatattttcaattatttagttgAGATTAACCAaaatgtttcaactttttagttgattaaccGAAACATTTCGACCCGACTCGAATCGCGAAacctatattatttaaattctcGCTATTGGAAATGattgttctgaaaggttgcaactttcaagaacaACCATGACCATTTGAgtggttgcaaactttcatgaATGGTCGTCTGGATTTTCAAAGGattgcaacctttcaaaacCAGTTCCTTTTTGCTATAAATAATATTCATTCGTCAGACTTTTTCCTTACGAAATTTtctaatttcttcttctgcacacagtttcttcgtgtactttacTGTTGAGTGGCTCTTTGACTCCAGCCTTTTAGGTATCACTAAActagtgattgagatcattttatccTGAAGgacatatttcaaatcaaacttcgaatactagaggggaataatttccttaaggggacactgtgcatTTAGTGGGCTTGATCTTTTTCCATTATgatttttccagattctggtatgtttatagattttaattttttgtgaatGAACTTTTGTTCTTCTATTCttactggttcattaaactttggtAACTTTGTATTTTCACAAAGTTTGTTGAAATTaataaatctatttttaaaCAGAGATCGACaataatcttaaggaaattattttttttttaatttgtgtttctaaaggagacaaaaatctttgttaTTTTATACCCCTATTAAATTTGCAACATTAATTTATTGCTTACTAAGTCTGTACGGATTTTTGTTCATAAAAAATGGCAAACAACAATGTTTTGTTGCACCAACCCAAACTGTTGTACCACCAGCAGAGAAATTGGGAAATTTTCCGATGTGAATTTCAAAGGTGACAGAAATaggtatttttatatattaacactcttggtctgcagaaatttaccAATGAAGAAACTCAGTGTGTGTTGCTGAAATGCCAAATAGagaaaaattcatgatttttAAAGCATAGAAATAAGTATACTTATGATGTAAGGGCTATATTTTGAATGCTTTATAGGATGaattatataatgtctatagtgcaatgaCAACTTCGAAAGAATTGTAGGATGCACTTCAGAAGAAATATAACATGCATGCTTTAAAAAGTTATTGGTCGCAatgtttttagactataaagtGATAGATAGTAAatctgttggatcacaagtgagAGATGTTCAACTTATTTCCCATGATCCGATTACTGAAGATATTATAGTAAATGAGGTTCTTCtagtggctgcaatgatcgagaagttacCACCTTCGTGGAACGACTTCAAGAACTATCTAAAGTACAAGCATATGGAAATGAAGCTcaaagatcttgtgattcggcCGAAGATAGAGGAATATAATAAAATCACCGAAAAGAATTCGCGAAAGAGTTCTACAATAATTGGGATTAATATTGTTaaagaagctcctaccaaatACAAGAAGAGAAAGGAGTCAAACGGACAAAAAACAGAACatgccaagaagaaattcaaggcCAATTTTTACAATTGTGGTATGGCTTGTCAGAAGTCTTCTGATTGTCGTGCTCCAAGAAATGACAAATACAAAGGCAAAGGTAAAAGTCAAGCAAATACCGTGGAAGAGATAGGAGATGCAGATGACATGTTTACAATGACAGAGGAGTGCAACTTATTTGGCAATCCCAAGGAATCATTTCTCGACTCAGGTTTCACTCGGCAtattttttctatgaaagaaGTCTTTGCAACATACACTCCTGCCGATTTAGATGAAGATTTTTTCACGGGAAACACAACAACTGAGAAAGTAATGTTAAAAATAACATCcgacaaggtgttgactttgaacgTGTTCTgtatgtccctactattaggaataATTTAGTTTATGTTGCACTGGTCATTgagaacgggtttaagtgtgtcctagttagtgacaataatgtaataagtaagaatgagatGTTCTTAGGGAAGGGATACCTCAATGAGGGCCTCCTCAAACTgaatgtaatggttgttgacaGTATTAACAAGAATCTTGCTTATGTTTACTTATTAGAGTCAAATGATTTATAGCACACCCATTTGGGACATGTAACTTACAAAGCCTTGTGAAAATTGGTTACTTTAGAagtatttcttgattttaaatGTGATAAATCGAAATGTGAAATTGTGTAGAAAGTAAGCTTGTgaaacatccttacaagtttATTGAAATGAATTCAAACCTTTATACTTAATTCACATTGATATATGTGATATGAAGTCACACTatctcgtggtgggaaaaagtattttacaacttttattgacgattgcactcgattttgttatatACATTTGCTTAATAGTGAGCATGAAGTAATTGATGCATTAAAGCAATACAAATGAAATGTAGAATCagttgaatctaaagataaaatgatTCGGATTGATAGGGGTGGATAATACGAATCTCCTTctgcagagatatgtttggaatatgctATTATACATCAAACTACTGTACCTTATACACCACAATCAAATGGTTTGATAAATCGGAAGAACAAAACATTAAAAGTAATAATGAATGTCTTGATAAACAGTTCTGGTTCAGCGTTAAACCTTTGGGGTAAGCCATCCTTATGGCTAATAAGATACTCAATAGGATACCCCGTAGCAAAACGCAAtaaattccatatgagttgtagGAAGGAAGGAagcccaacttgaaatatttcaatgtGTGGGTGTTTCTAGCAagggtagaggttcctttacccaAGAGGATGAACATTATACCCAAAATgatgtattatttattaattggaTATGATATGAATAGTAAGACCTGCCAAgtaatcctgagattcatgttaatatgataattaagttAGATAACGCATTATTTCAACACATTtccatataaaattaaatgtgaGTTAGCAAGTGAAACACCTGAATGACCATGAgaagaatcaacagaaaatataCTACCTAGTGAGGATCCTAGCTACGCCAACGAAAACCCACTTCTTTCAGACTAGATTTTGTAGCATtgttgcttgaaaatgagcctcaaataTTTAAAGTAGTTATGTCTTCTTCTGACTCAACTTATATGAAACAAACAGCCAATATTGAGATTAAATGAATTTTAAGTAATCATACTTGAGAATTGGTTGTTCTTCCTCCAGAAAATAAACATTTAGCATCAAAGTGGatatttaaaaggaaataaaagttgatgggactattgataaatataaggtTAGACTTTTAGTCATAGGatacagacaaaaggaaggttTAGACTACTTTAACACATACTCTATAGTAACAatgataacatcaattaggatgttaataacACTAGTGGCAGTGCAtaatcttaaaatccaccaaatagATGTAAAGACATCCTTCTTAAATGtagagttggaggaagaaatttacatgaaaCATCCTGAAAGGTTTGTAGTTCCTTATAAATTGAGAAGCTGTGCAGAATTGTAAAGTCGCCTTTTGGGCTCAAGCAGCACCCAAACAATAGCATGCTGAATTTGACcaaataatgttggcaaatTGATTCAAGATTAACAAATATGATAAGTGTATTCATATTAAGAATGTTCTGAaccatgaagtcattgtttgtctGTATGTTAATGATATATGCTAACAATTAGTAAAGatattgacgatataaatgctactaagtgAATGTTGTCTAACAAGTTTGTTATGAAGGACTTAGGAGTtactgatttgatcttagggatCAGGATTCTCAAAACTCCTCAGGGACTGCATTATCTTAATCTTATTGTATTAAAAGATTACTCGATAAGTTCAAATACTTGATTTTCAATattgtcaaaactccaattgatttaaatttcacatttaaaaagaatataggtggtgactctcaattggaatatgtcAAAGTGTTGGAAAGTTTGATGTATAGTATGAATTGTATACGACCACaaatagcatgtgctattagcaAACAGAGCGGGTTCACTACTAATCCGAATCTAACTCACTGGAGCATGAAACGTGTGTTGAGGTATCTAAAACATACACAACACTATGATttgtattataataaataaataaataaataaataaccatTATTGAAGGATATACTGATGCAAATTACATCATCGggtcaaatgaagtaaaattcacaaGTGGTTATGATTTTACACTTAGCAGAGGAGCATTCTTTTAGAAATcatccaaacagacatgtaccGCTCGTTCCACAATGGAATATGAATTTATTACTTTAGATGTTAGACCCGcaaactacttgatctaactacatgcagacatgtcaaggacttgggcattggtcttgacATGGCTGATGAAaaaacagtgcaacacaagttcaaggtgcttgggtgttggcaaggaAACTTGAACGTGCAAGGCTTACGTGCGGGCTAAGGGCATTGACAAGGCAGCGTGTTGGATTGACAAGTAAAGGATGTGAAGACTTGACAATGTCAAAAACAAAGGCAGTTCACCcgaattgctgaaataaaactaagtgttggaggacagctaaaatattctaagtgatGGAAGctggctgaaatattctaagttttggaatgtaacctgaaatattctaagtgttagaatataaGTATTTCGTGTAGctaagaatgtaatttgaattagattctatctgttaGAAATATAACTGTTGGAAAACTTAGTTTGAACCCTGTGATGTCAAGTGTCGGACAGGTGTCATTTGTAACTGCTGCATGTAACTACCATGTGCAGGATTTTTATTAAGGgtggaaattcgtctaaggcTTAGACAGAGTGTTTTTAGCCTTAGAAAAATTCgtgaagccttcctttgtattaattacagattaataaaggttggTAAGAGTTTTTGTAAAGTCTGCTTGCTGTTTAACTTTGTTGCTTGAGTATTTTtatacttagtcaaatttgtggGTGTAAAGTATGTTTAGTGTTACAGACGTTTGTAAAACTTCCTAGAGTGGTGTTCGgtaaaaataaatcgacccttTTTCAATTAGTATCAGAGCACGGTTGAACGATGGTGAAAAACGCAGAACTGTGGGAACTGGCATGAAAAATTGAATTCTTCGTTGGGTTTACTGATGATATTTTGGGAGACCCTACGTTTGTTGATTTATTTACACAATTCATTTATTTGAGACTTGACGCTGAGAAAGTTCAGGGGGAGATTGGTGTATATTGGCAGAATGTTGATAAACATATCACTGAAATCTTGGATTTTCGTACCACAACTACGCAAAAACTTGAGGGACTACAGAAGGAAAATGAGAACCTCCGTGCAGAGCTAGTTGTATTGTGTCGGGCTGTGGCTACGTTGAGTTCAAATCGTGTTGAATCATCTAAGGTTAAGATTTCAGAACCTAAGGCCTTTAGTGGCGCAAGAAGTGCTAAAGAACTGGAAAATTTCATTTGGGACATGTAACAGTATTTTACTGCTGCAAGAGTTCCTGACGCTAACAAGTTAAATATTACCACAATGTACTTGACGGGTGATGCTAAACTTTGGTGGAGGACTCGAAATGCAGATAACGTAAGTGTTGGTCGTCCTAGAATTGATACATgggataaattaataaaagaaatgtgtGATCAATTTCTTCCTAGCAACGCATCTTGGCTTGCAAGGGATAAATTGAAAAGGCTAAGGCAGACAGGTTCGGAGAGGgaatacattaaagaatttacctCTGTAATGTTAGACATACAAAATATGTCTGATGAGGATAAATTACACAAATTCATTTCAGGTATGCAAGGCTGGGCTCAAAACGAACTCAGGAGGCAGAATGTTAAAGATCTGCCTGGTGCAATTGCTGCTGCAGATTCGTTGGTTGATTCCCGGACGACTCGTTCTTTGACAGATGTTCCCTCCacttcaaaatctaaaaaaaattataagaaaggGGAATGGAAAAAGGATAGTCGCGAGGACAATACAAATGACAAAGGAAAGGCACAAATGAAGGATGGGAAAGACAGACCAAAGAATAAAGATGCTAATTCTAAGGCTGTTGGAGTTGTGGTGGTCCTCATTTGGCCAAATCTTGTCCAAACCGGGAAAAAGTGAATGCTTTGTTTGCTGGAAATATGAATCAAAGGAAGGAGGATGAGGAAATCGTGGCTACAATGGCAAACCCGTTGGGATTGTCCTTCAATCATATTATAGGGATTAATAATGTTGGAAAAATGTCTAGTACTTCGAATCCTCATGCTTCCCtaattcatatagaaatgaaAGTGAAAGAACAAAGTTGGGTAGGAAAACATAACTTGATGGTGATGCCGCTTGGTGAGTttgaaatcatacttgggattgattttctaagaaaaatcCAGTTTGTTCCGTTTCCTCATTTAGATGGAGTGATGGTCATGAATGGAAGCAATGTTGGATTTCTCAAAAGAGTTCATCCATTTGGGAACATTAACAAAGTTGCAAAGAATAAAGACAGGGGAATGTTCTTGTCTGCTATGTCAATCAACAAAGGGCTGAAGAAAGGTGATGACAATATACTTGGTGCCTTGGTCGAAATGAAACCTGATGTGAAGATGGAAGTGCCTGATTGTGTTGCTGAATTGCTTAAAGAGTTTACTGATGTTATGCTGCCTAAATTACCAAAGCAATTACCACCAAGGAGGGATATTGATCATAAAATTGAATTGCTGCCTGGTACGGTTGCTCCTGCACAGGatccttatcgtatggctccTAAGGAATTGGTTGAATTATTCAAACAATTGAATGAGTTGTTGGATGCTGGATTGATTCAGCCATCTAAGGCCCCATATGGTGCTCCcgttttatttcaaaagaaataggATGGGACAATGTGAATGTGTGTAGACTACAGGGGACTGAACAAGGcaactataaagaacaaatGTCCGGTTCCGTTGTTGTATGATTTGATGGACAGGTTGAGTAAGGCATGCTGGTTCACAAAACTTGATCTCATGACGGGTTATTTGCAGGTTAAAATAGCAGAGGGTGATGAACCAAAAACAACATGTGTAACTAGATATGGTTCATATGAATTCCTTGTAATGCCATTTGGGCTGATAAATGCCCCGACAACGTTTTGCAACTTAATGAATAATGTATTGTTTGAGTATCTTGATGACTTTGTTGTTGTCTATCTAGATGATATTGTCATTTATAGTAGAACATTGGAGGAACATGTTAATCACTTAAGTTTAGTTCTGTCTCAGTTGAGAAAATACACACTTTATGTCAAGATGGAAAAGTGTGAGTTTGCTCAACAAGAGATAAAATTCTTGGAGCATCTTGTTAGTAAAAACCAAGTTTGAATGGATCCTAAGAAAGTGCAAGCCATTGTTGATTGGAAGGCACCTCGTCATGTGAAGGATTTGAGGTCGTTTCTTGGCTTGGCTAACTATTATAGAAAATTCATTGTTGGTTACTCAAAAAAGGCAGCGGCTTTGACAGATTTGTTGAAGAAAGATACAAAGTGGGTTTGGTCTGAACGGTGTAATGAAGCATTTCAGAATTTGAAGAATACTATTGCATGGAACCTATACtcaaatttcttgattttgagtTACCATTTGAAGTGCACACTGATGCGTCAGACAAGGCAATTGGTGGCGTATTAGTGCAAGATGGTCATCTAGTGGCCTTTGAAAGTAGGAAATCGAATGATGCTGAACAGAGATACACAACACATGAAAAGGAAATGGTTGCGGTGGTACACTGTTTGCAAGTTTGGAGAGTTTATCTCTTGGGTACTCGATTTGTAGTAAGAACTAATAATGTAGcaaatacatttttcaagacaCAGAAAACGTTGAGTCCTAAGCAAGCACGGTGGCAAGAATTCTTGGCAGATTATGATTTCATATGGGAACATAAACCAGGAAAACACAACCAGGTAGCTGATGCACTGAGTAGAAAAGAAGTGTCTGTTGcagtatattcaatttcaaaacttgAAACTGATTTCTATGATAGAATCAGGTTGTGTGCTGCAAATGATTCAGTATATGTTAAATGGATGGGTCAAGTGCAAGATGGCACAATGAGACGGTATTGGGTCGAGGGCGATCTACTCTATTTTAAAAGGGGGAGAATCGTTGTACCAAATCAGAGCGGGTTGCGCAAAGACTTAATGAAAGAGGCACATAATTCTGCTTGGGCTGGACATCCCGGTGTTGAAAGGATGTTACCCTTACTGTCTCGTGTTTATTTTTGGCCGAAGATGGAAGATGATATAGAGGCATACGTCAATACTTGTCATGTTTGTCAAATTGACAAGACTAAACGTAAGAAGGAAGCAGGTTTGCTGCAACCTTTGCCTGTTCCTGAAAGGCCATGGCTATCAGTAAGCATGGATTTCATTTCTGGATTCCCTAAAGTAGATGGCAAAGCATCTATCATGGTGGTA
This genomic window contains:
- the LOC138348146 gene encoding uncharacterized protein: MNQRKEDEEIVATMANPLGLSFNHIIGINNVGKMSSTSNPHASLIHIEMKVKEQSWVGKHNLMVMPLGEFEIILGIDFLRKIQFVPFPHLDGVMVMNGSNVGFLKRVHPFGNINKVAKNKDRGMFLSAMSINKGLKKGDDNILGALVEMKPDVKMEVPDCVAELLKEFTDVMLPKLPKQLPPRRDIDHKIELLPGTVAPAQDPYRMAPKELVELFKQLNELLDAGLIQPSKAPYGAPVLFQKK